A single region of the Triticum dicoccoides isolate Atlit2015 ecotype Zavitan chromosome 2B, WEW_v2.0, whole genome shotgun sequence genome encodes:
- the LOC119368408 gene encoding transcription factor AIG1-like, with the protein MATDGECSTPGKGATVRSHSEAERKRRQRINAHLATLRTLVPSASRMDKAALLGEVVRHVRELQGRANDATEGVVDVVPGETDEVGVEEDDYLLNAGPTDDEPRWRRRVRAWVCCADRPGLMSDLGRAVRSVGSARPVRAEIATVGGRTRSVLELEHVCHEAGPANDRAVALSTLRAALRTVLFNREELLATAAAVDGYKRPRLSPVQQLS; encoded by the exons ATGGCGACGGACGGGGAGTGCTCCACGCCGGGGAAGGGGGCGACGGTCCGGAGCCACAGCGAGGCGGAGCGCAAGCGGAGGCAGCGCATCAACGCCCATCTCGCCACGCTCCGCACGCTCGTCCCCTCGGCCTCCCGG ATGGACAAGGCGGCTTTGCTGGGCGAGGTCGTGCGGCACGTGCGGGAGCTGCAGGGCAGGGCCAACGACGCGACGGAGGGCGTGGTGGACGTCGTTCCCGGGGAGACCGACGAGGTGGGCGTCGAGGAGGACGACTACCTCCTCAACGCCGGGCCGACGGACGACGAACCCCGGTGGCGGCGTCGCGTTCGGGCGTGGGTGTGCTGCGCTGACCGGCCGGGGCTCATGTCGGACTTGGGCCGCGCCGTGCGTTCCGTCGGCAGCGCGCGCCCCGTGCGCGCCGAGATCGCCACCGTCGGCGGGAGGACCCGTAGCGTCCTGGAGCTGGAGCACGTCTGCCACGAGGCCGGACCAGCCAACGACAGGGCGGTGGCGCTCTCCACCCTGCGCGCCGCGCTCCGCACCGTGCTGTTCAACCGGGAGGAGctcctcgccaccgccgccgccgtggacGGATACAAGCGGCCGCGCCTCTCGCCGGTGCAGCAGCTCAGCTAG